DNA from Toxoplasma gondii ME49 chromosome X, whole genome shotgun sequence:
AAAAGTGACACGCTCTCCCGGTGGGTGGATGCGCGTGTGTCCGAAAATGGGGGGAGAAAAGGTTGGTCAGGCGTTACCGCGGCAAGTCAGGTGTCCTATTCTCTCGTAATTCCCGTCAAGCCCTCCCTGGGGTTGTGCTGAAGATGGAAGCCGTAGAGAGCGCGCGAAAAGGGGAATCGTCTGTTACCTGCGCTGGCGACTAAGGAACCCCAGGCTCCACAGTGTCAGGCGTCCAAAAACTCAACTCTCATTGGGGGTGAATATCGTGTTACTTTTGTTCTTCCGTTACTCAGGTTTTTAAGCAGGTGGGGGTATTCAATAGCGCAGTGGCAACATCGCCATGTAATGCGGCTGAGAACTCCCTTTGGTTCCTCCATCACAGCACGCGCTTCTATACCTGCCGCTTCTTTGTGAAATGCGAATCCACCTCGCTAGTCTTTGCAGGTATGCTGTGAAACGTTTTGGCAGGAACTTCGTTTTTCGTTCAGGTATTGCCACATCTTCCAATCAGGTTTATGCCTAGCAAACGCGGAGACTGCAGATTGAAACCACGTTTCTGCCGCGGCGCAAGTGCAACGCGAGTTCTATTCTGCACTTCCCCTCTatgcgcctttctctgcggaTTTAGGGATTTCATCGATTTGCTTTTCTGTGCACGATGGCGCGTCTCGTACGGCTATCGGGTGCAGCCTTGCTTGTGTTCATCAGTGTTGCCGTCACTTCGTTCCGACCTTTTGACATAGATAGCCTcgcaggagaagagggccTGACGGACACACCTCTCGTTATTTTTGGAGCTGCGAAAATTCGCGGTCCACTGGCACGAGCAGCTCGAAGGGGGGTTGCCAAATTGGGACGCAATGTGACTAAGACTGTCCGCCGGATTGGCCGCCAGACAGGCCTTCGACTACTACGCGAATCAGGGGGACACAAACCTACGGATTCCCACCCCTCTACTAACGAGGAACAACCGGCAGTTGTTCCAGCGGTGGAAGAGTTCCtaagcagagacagccgacaGCAACATAAAAGTCGACCAGCTTTGTTCGACAGGAAAGGGTTAGAGCTCGGTACACTGCGTCCATCAGGTTCCGTTAGCGCACATAACAAGGAAGACGCGATTACAACAAAAACCGAAGGCTCGCACGGCACAACAAAgtcggagaagaaacaacgcCCGCGTTATGTTGGCCAGACAACGGTTGTTGTGgacggcgacgaagatgCTACGAAGAACAACATTTTCCCTCTGCGGCGGCTCCAGACCACTTTTACACCGGTCACTCAAGAGGCAACTCAAGGACCGCGGTACTCTTCCAGACAAAGCTATGGAACTGTTCCCTCGTATAATGGCCACTCCGATTACTCGCGAAGTGCAGCACCATATTCGCAACAGCTACAGACACCTTCATCAGGGACCGTATTCCCTTTCCCAGATCCGGTAGGGTCCGTGGCCTCTATTGTAAACAGCATGAGCATGCCGACATATCCGGGCAGATCAGTTTATCCGGGAGCCGCCGACTGGGTGCAACGAGGAACGCCAAGCATGTTTACGCCCGCTTTGCCTCAAGAAGGGCTTGCCAGCATTGCAAATAGCGTGGTACAGACGCTAGCTGCGGGTCCACAAGCCCTGTTCAGAGGACAAATAGATGGCGCTGCTGCCAACGATATCTGGGGGTTCGGCGACCTCGGGAACGTTCTGGCTAGAAACACTAACAACCTGTTGCAAACAGTCGGCGTCGGAAGCCTTCCTGGTTTAGGCATTCCTCTC
Protein-coding regions in this window:
- a CDS encoding hypothetical protein (encoded by transcript TGME49_234940~Signal peptide predicted by SignalP 2.0 HMM (probability 0.985) with cleavage site probability 0.599 at residue 22) — encoded protein: MARLVRLSGAALLVFISVAVTSFRPFDIDSLAGEEGLTDTPLVIFGAAKIRGPLARAARRGVAKLGRNVTKTVRRIGRQTGLRLLRESGGHKPTDSHPSTNEEQPAVVPAVEEFLSRDSRQQHKSRPALFDRKGLELGTLRPSGSVSAHNKEDAITTKTEGSHGTTKSEKKQRPRYVGQTTVVVDGDEDATKNNIFPLRRLQTTFTPVTQEATQGPRYSSRQSYGTVPSYNGHSDYSRSAAPYSQQLQTPSSGTVFPFPDPVGSVASIVNSMSMPTYPGRSVYPGAADWVQRGTPSMFTPALPQEGLASIANSVVQTLAAGPQALFRGQIDGAAANDIWGFGDLGNVLARNTNNLLQTVGVGSLPGLGIPLW